Proteins encoded in a region of the Zea mays cultivar B73 chromosome 2, Zm-B73-REFERENCE-NAM-5.0, whole genome shotgun sequence genome:
- the LOC100284693 gene encoding uncharacterized LOC100284693 — MPSYAHHHSSPLDDTRMDALKCNNNSAPPEETAEDADAAGALVEKDGFSVEDLLDLEEFGEPDKDGAEPEDDDAPPVPAAAEERSKDDSQPLSVVTYDLPSPPPEMVELPSHDVEELEWVSRIMDDSLSELPPQAQPPPAVVASLAGRPPLAQQRRPFAHDGAYRAVAPPPGPLRTPTICALSTEAMIPVKAKRSKRSRGPAWWRSGAPFLSDSASSSSTTTTSSCSSSGSFSPFLRLDSSPFGGLEVGEGYYGHLLPRPPSKKSKHGAKGSKHKPKKRGRKPKHLPTNSSGAGAAASQPGPSDRRCSHCGVQKTPQWRAGPEGAKTLCNACGVRYKSGRLLPEYRPACSPTFVSSIHSNSHRKVLEMRRKKEGDMVATAAPAVASF, encoded by the exons ATGCCGTCATACGCGCACCACCATAGCAGCCCTCTG GATGATACCAGGATGGACGCGCTGAAGTGTAACAACAACAGCGCCCCGCCGGAGGAGACCGCGGAGGACGCCGACGCCGCCGGGGCGCTCGTCGAGAAAGACGGGTTCTCGGTCGAGGACTTGCTGGACCTCGAGGAGTTTGGCGAGCCTGACAAGGACGGCGCCGAGCCTGAGGACGATGACGCCCCGCCGGTACCCGCCGCGGCCGAGGAGAGGTCGAAAGACGACTCGCAGCCGTTGTCGGTCGTGACGTACGAcctcccgtcgccgccgccggaGATGGTTGAACTGCCG TCGCATGACGTCGAGGAGTTGGAGTGGGTGTCCCGTATCATGGACGACTCGCTCTCTGAGCTGCCGCCGCAGGCGCAGCCTCCCCCCGCTGTGGTTGCGTCGTTGGCTGGGCGGCCCCCGCTTGCGCAGCAGCGGCGGCCGTTCGCGCACGACGGTGCGTACCGGGCCGTGGCGCCGCCGCCCGGCCCGCTGCGGACGCCGACCATCTGTGCGCTGTCAACGGAGGCGATGATACCGGTGAAGGCGAAGCGCAGCAAGCGGTCGCGGGGCCCGGCGTGGTGGCGGTCGGGCGCCCCGTTCTTGTCCGACTCGGCCTCGTCCTCGTCGACAACGACCACTTCCTCGTGCTCATCGTCAGGTTCGTTCTCGCCGTTCCTTCGTCTGGACTCGTCCCCGTTCGGTGGGCTGGAGGTCGGCGAGGGCTATTACGGCCACCTCCTGCCGCGGCCGCCGTCGAAGAAGTCCAAGCACGGCGCCAAGGGCAGCAAGCACAAGCCCAAGAAGCGCGGGCGCAAGCCGAAGCACCTCCCTACCAACTCGTCCGGCGCCGGCGCGGCCGCGTCGCAGCCCGGGCCGAGCGACCGCCGCTGCAGCCACTGTGGCGTGCAGAAGACCCCGCAGTGGCGCGCGGGGCCCGAGGGCGCAAAGACGCTGTGCAATGCGTGCGGCGTCCGCTACAAGTCGGGCCGGCTCCTGCCCGAGTACCGCCCGGCGTGCAGCCCCACCTTCGTGAGCAGCATCCACTCCAACTCCCATCGCAAGGTCCTCGAGATGCGccgcaagaaggagggcgacatggTCGCCACCGCCGCGCCGGCCGTGGCGTCGTTCTGA